A region from the Clostridium beijerinckii genome encodes:
- the dapB gene encoding 4-hydroxy-tetrahydrodipicolinate reductase has translation MGLGKTGKEIGKMVFEQDDMRIVSAMCSPGSLKKHMDLGQVIGIQDIGIKIEGTNKLEEIILKYRPDVVVDFSKPEATLKNVEIISRLGVNMVIGTTGFSVFDLKRIETLAHNNRVGIVYAPNITLGVNVLMVLTKLASILLNNYDFQISEIHHKNKKDIPSGTAVKIANEIESGLLYAGKHIKEEGISINSVRAGGVVGKHEVLIVGEDDRITISHESFSRKVFASGALCAIKFIKGKIGFYEMNDVLNLSKVIEDLYMNKNEQNSENVKDIVAVDKVNIH, from the coding sequence ATTGGTCTTGGAAAGACAGGAAAAGAAATTGGGAAAATGGTATTTGAGCAAGATGATATGAGAATTGTATCAGCTATGTGTAGTCCTGGCAGTTTAAAAAAACATATGGATTTAGGACAAGTCATTGGAATTCAAGATATTGGAATTAAAATAGAAGGTACTAATAAATTAGAGGAGATCATATTAAAATATAGGCCAGATGTTGTAGTTGATTTTTCTAAACCTGAAGCTACTTTGAAGAATGTAGAGATAATATCAAGGCTTGGAGTTAACATGGTTATTGGCACTACAGGTTTTTCAGTGTTTGATTTAAAAAGAATAGAAACTTTAGCTCATAATAATCGTGTGGGAATAGTTTATGCACCCAATATAACACTTGGAGTAAATGTATTGATGGTTTTAACAAAATTAGCATCTATTTTATTGAATAATTATGATTTTCAAATTTCGGAAATACATCACAAAAACAAGAAAGACATCCCATCTGGTACTGCAGTAAAGATAGCTAATGAAATAGAAAGTGGTTTATTATATGCAGGCAAACATATCAAGGAAGAGGGAATATCTATCAATTCAGTGCGTGCTGGTGGTGTAGTTGGAAAGCACGAGGTATTAATTGTTGGAGAAGATGATAGAATTACAATCTCCCATGAATCATTTTCAAGAAAAGTTTTTGCATCAGGTGCACTTTGCGCAATAAAGTTTATTAAAGGGAAAATAGGATTCTATGAGATGAATGATGTATTAAATTTATCAAAAGTTATAGAAGATTTATATATGAATAAAAATGAACAAAATTCTGAGAATGTTAAAGATATAGTAGCCGTAGATAAGGTGAATATACATTAG
- a CDS encoding GGDEF domain-containing protein, which yields MDEILASKEQLTSKMDELISNNEGPFSVVVADIDDFKNLNNLYGDSVGDEVLKKLISILNNNLSSTDIICRAGDEFNILLVKKGAERSFMELEEIRRYLSDNTFSLCDNKAENVYFTLSFGVASYPRDAKTVVELFRVADSALFRAKDLGKNRICLSEAESMVLKSNYFTKTQLDRLSRLSKANDRTEAFLLREALDDLFKKYSR from the coding sequence ATGGATGAAATACTTGCTTCAAAAGAACAATTGACATCTAAAATGGATGAATTAATATCAAATAACGAAGGACCTTTTAGTGTTGTAGTTGCTGATATTGATGACTTTAAAAATTTAAATAATTTATATGGAGATTCTGTTGGTGATGAAGTACTAAAAAAACTCATTTCAATTTTAAATAATAATTTATCATCTACAGACATCATTTGTAGAGCTGGTGATGAATTTAATATACTCCTTGTAAAAAAGGGCGCTGAAAGAAGTTTTATGGAATTGGAAGAAATAAGAAGATATTTATCAGATAATACATTTAGCCTATGTGATAATAAAGCAGAAAATGTTTATTTTACTTTAAGTTTTGGAGTTGCAAGTTATCCAAGAGATGCTAAAACTGTAGTTGAACTTTTTAGGGTAGCTGATAGTGCTTTGTTTAGAGCAAAGGATTTAGGAAAAAACAGAATTTGTCTTTCAGAGGCAGAAAGCATGGTTTTAAAATCAAACTATTTTACTAAAACTCAGCTTGATAGACTTTCTAGACTTTCTAAGGCAAATGATAGAACAGAAGCATTTCTTCTTAGAGAAGCTCTTGATGATTTATTTAAAAAGTATAGTAGATAA